The genomic window GCGAGGACGAGCGCGAGGCCCGCCGTCCACGCCCAGGCGACCGCGTTCTGGACCTGGCCGATCGCCGACCACAGGTTGTCCGGCTGGATCGCCACCGAGAACGGCTGCCCCGACGTGTCCGACAGGGTCAGGGGGACGAGGAGCACCGCACACGCCGCCCAGACCAGCGCGGCGTGCGACGCGGTGCGGACGGCGCGATATCCGTCGACGTCGAGGACACCGGATTTCTGCGGCGGCACCATGAACGCCGCGAACAGCAGCGAGCCGACGGCGATGACGGCGGCGATCTCGCTGACCGCGCGGATCGCGGGCAGCCCGTACGTGGTGAACGGGCCGGGGTCGGGGATGCCCATGAGGACGAGTGCCTGTGACGCCGACAGAGCGACGACCAGCGCGGCAACGACACCCGCGAGGGCGCCGCTGACGGCGTAGAGGGGTCCGGAACCGGCGCGGGGAGGGGAAACGGAAGCGTGCTCCGACTGCTCTCGCAGGGGTGTTGCCATAGCAACCAGGGTAAGACCTACGACAATGCGTCGGACTCAGGCCTCGGCGGCTTCGGCGTACCGACCGGTCGCCGCCGGAGACCGAGAACACACCGCCGTCGGTACCGGTCCGGTCACGAACACCGCACAGTCCTTCCACCACCGGGGATTTTCGATTGCCGACGGTCGGGGCACCGTACTCTTCGATCCGTGACACCCGCTCAGCTGCGAGCCTATTCCGCGGTGGTGCGGCTCGGCTCGGTTCGGGCGGCGGCACGGGAACTGGGCATGACCGATTCCGGTGTCTCGATGCACATCGCGCAACTCCGCAAGGAACTCGGCGATCCCCTGTACAGCCGGGGCCCGTCCGGGCTGGTGTTCACCCCCGGCGGCCTGTGCCTCGCCGGACGGTCGGCCGAGATCCTCGGACTGCAGCGGCAGACGGCCATCGAGGTGGGGCAGGCCGGACACGGGCGGCGGATGCTGCGGATCGCGGCGTCACCCCTGTTCGCCGAACATGCCGCGCCCGGTCTGGTCGATCTGTTCGCGTCGGCGGCGACGAACCTGTCCGTGGAGGTGAGCGTCCATCCGGTGCGACGGTTCGCCGACCTCGTCGCCTCCCGGGCCGTCGACGTCGCACTCGGCCCCCGCGCCCCGGACAAACGGGGCCAACTGTCGGTGTGCCCGTTCCTGCACTACGAGGTGCTGACGGTGTGTGCCGCCGACCATCCCCTCGCCCACACCAGCCCCCCGCTGTCGCGGCTACGGGAACAACAGTGGTTCCTCGGCCCGTCCGCGGCCGCCGGCGACGGGCCGATGCGGCACATGCTGCGCGGCCTCGGCATCCCGGACAGCCACAAGCGGGTCTTCCCCAGCGATGCGTCGGCGATCGAAGCGGTCCGGCAGTCGACGGCTCTGACCGTCGCCCTCCGCTACGCCGTCGGCGACGAACTGTTCGACGGCACCCTCGGCGTCGTCGACGGCCCCGACCTCCGCGCCGACGGCGACTGGTGCGCCACCACCCTCGCCCGCCGGCACCTCCAACCCGCCACCACCGAACTCCTCCACATCATCACCACCCCCCACTGCCGGCAGGCCATGACCCGCTCCGCCGGCGCCGACATCACCCACTACACCCCCCACACCCACGTCGTCCGATGGAACTGACGACCGGACTCGCGGTACCGCCCGACCCAGCGGGTATGCTTCTGCCCGCGCCTCCGTAGCTCAGTTGGATAGAGCAAGAGCCTTCTAATCTCTAGGTCGCAGGTTCGATTCCTGCCGGGGGCACCACAAAACACCTGGTCATTGACCATTTTCAGGATGGTGTTGCCTGATAGGGAGCGGAGCGATCGGCTCACCCTTCCGATGTCGGCGTGCCCTTCCCGCTCGTGCCTTGATTACGAGCCTCGATGGCCTCGACGGACTTCTCGAGTTGCTTCCCCAATACGCGGGTGCCGAAGGCCCCGAGCACGATCGCGAGAAGCCGTCCCCTGAGGTTCTTGCCGTCCCGGACCACGACGACGTCCACGTCGGTCCCGCCTGTGGGCTGCTGAGTGAGAGTGTAGGTGTGGCCCGAGGCACCACCCCACAGGTTGGAGTCGGTGGTCGTCATCACGACGCGATGGGGGTCGGTCCAGTCGTAGTGCAGGCGTTCCCAGATACCGCTCGAGCCCTCCGTGACATCGGCATCATGGGGACCCTCGTGGTGTAGTTCGAGGTAACTGTCTGCACTGTTGCCGAAGAGTTCCTCGCGACCCGGGCCGAAGTCGGTGAGACCGGCAAGGAACTGTTCGGGCGTCGCGGTGGTCGTCTGATGGAGATGAATTGTGGTCATGGCATCTTCCTCGACATTCGGATGATCCGCCCCGCTCCGGGAGGCCGCAGCGGTGACCCGTCCAGAACACCACGGACGCGAGTTTCCCGGAAGAGGACTGATCGAGGTCGCACCCTCCGACCTGTGGTCGTTCACCACCCTCCGGTGGTCGCGAACCGTTCCTCGAGGTGCCGGCGCAGCCGGTCGACGGCCGGGGTGGGGCGGTGTCCGCCCGTGACGAGTCCGATGGTGCGGCGGCGTTTCCCGTCGAGCCGAATGCTCACCAGATCCGTGTGTTCGGTCTCGGCGTCGGGTAGCAGGGCGACGCCGAGGCCGTGGGCGACGAGTGAGCGCAGCGTCTCGAATTCGGTGATCTCGAAGACGACTCGGGGCGAGAATCCTGCCTCCGCGCACCACGAGTCGAGTTGCCGGCGCAGATGGTAGGTGGGCGGGTTCGCGACGAACGGTTCGCCGGCGAGATCACCGAGGGCGACGCGTCTCCGTCCGGCCAGTCGGTGGCCGCGTGGGACGACGGCCCGGATCTCCTGATGTCCCAGTCGAGTCGTCGGTAGGTCCTCCGGCGCCGGGATCACCACTGCGAGGTCGAGGTTCCCGGCGCGGATCCGATCGACGAGATCCTCACCGTGTGCCTGGACGAGGTGGAGCCGCACCCGCGGTGCGCTCCGATGGAAGTCTGCGAGCAGCGCCGGAATGCTCACCGGGCCCAGGGTGAGCGGGAATCCGAACCGCACCAGCCCGCTGTCCGGGTCGGCGTTGCTGCGCACGGCCGCCGCGGCATCCTCCAGTGCGCGCAGCACTCCCCGCGTGCGTTCGTGGAATTCGCGCCCCTGCGGGGTGAGCGCCACTCCGCGCCCCACCGGCTGGAACAGGGCGACACCGAGCACGTTCTCGACCGCTCGGATCCGTCGGCTCAA from Prescottella sp. R16 includes these protein-coding regions:
- a CDS encoding LysR family transcriptional regulator yields the protein MTPAQLRAYSAVVRLGSVRAAARELGMTDSGVSMHIAQLRKELGDPLYSRGPSGLVFTPGGLCLAGRSAEILGLQRQTAIEVGQAGHGRRMLRIAASPLFAEHAAPGLVDLFASAATNLSVEVSVHPVRRFADLVASRAVDVALGPRAPDKRGQLSVCPFLHYEVLTVCAADHPLAHTSPPLSRLREQQWFLGPSAAAGDGPMRHMLRGLGIPDSHKRVFPSDASAIEAVRQSTALTVALRYAVGDELFDGTLGVVDGPDLRADGDWCATTLARRHLQPATTELLHIITTPHCRQAMTRSAGADITHYTPHTHVVRWN
- a CDS encoding LysR family transcriptional regulator; its protein translation is MDEYVWGHADELVPLLAAFDAAAEEGHITRAAHDLGIPQSTLSRRIRAVENVLGVALFQPVGRGVALTPQGREFHERTRGVLRALEDAAAAVRSNADPDSGLVRFGFPLTLGPVSIPALLADFHRSAPRVRLHLVQAHGEDLVDRIRAGNLDLAVVIPAPEDLPTTRLGHQEIRAVVPRGHRLAGRRRVALGDLAGEPFVANPPTYHLRRQLDSWCAEAGFSPRVVFEITEFETLRSLVAHGLGVALLPDAETEHTDLVSIRLDGKRRRTIGLVTGGHRPTPAVDRLRRHLEERFATTGGW